In Nocardioides nitrophenolicus, the genomic window GGTGATCCGCACCGGCCGCGGGTTTCCGCCGTACCGCACTGCCTCCGCGGTCGCCGTACCGTGGTTCAGTACGCGACCGGGCGGAACGCCTTCTGGTTGCCGTGAGGCTCGTCCGGACACAGTCGGCATCTGCCCCGACATCGCCAACAGCTCCGATATACCCGACACGTGATTCCCCCTAGCGTTCCAGCACGGAACTCGCGGGGTCCAAGCGGGTCTGTATCGACCTTCATATCACCTCAGTTCACTGTGCGCTAGGAGCTCGCGGAGCGTCGGGCTCAAGGCAGGGCCTGTCCGGCGGGTGCGACACTGGGTCGGCCATCGCGATCAGGGACGGAGAGAGTTTCTACCCGACGGGCACTCCCGAGCAGGAGGCGCGGCCTGCCAGCCTCGGCTCTGTTCGCTCGACAGCGCGGTTGGTCAGTCAGGCGTAGACTGGTGGTGACTGCCCAGTTCCGGACCCTACCGGCGAGGAGCAGTCCGAGAGGCGGACGTCATGACGACGTCGAACTGTCCCGTCCATGCTTCCTTGCCCGCGCGTGGTCCTGTGCGGCTCCGGATGGTGAAGCACCCCGGACGAAGCCGTCTGGATGGCGGGTGGTGGCCTCGTAGCCACAACCTGGTGGTCGAGTTGGCCGACCTGGTCGACCACTTCCCGGCGCGGTTCGGCAAGGTGGGGTGGGTCTCGGCGTCCCGCCCGGATTGGGCCGTGGCACCGACGCGTGTCGCGGTCGCCGATGGCTATGTGAAAGTGGATTGGCGTCCCCAAGCCGACGATCACGTCGTGAGGCTCAAGACAGCAGAGCGAGCCGTGTTCTACCTGCTCGTGGTCCCGCCCGACTTCACCGATGACCAGGGCGCGGAAGCTCTGCTGGCCGCGTCGACGCACGGAAACAAACATTGCGCTGCGGACATTCTTGACCTTGTCACAGAACATCCCGATGTCGATCCTGCTGACCGTTGGACCGACAATGGCGCGACATGGTGGGGGCCCCACGCCGTGGCACCGTCGTTCCGCCCAGCAAAGTCAGGAGGGTAGCGCCGTGTCCTACCTGATGCTTTACGGGAGCGGCTGGACCCAGCGGTGGAGGATCGCCGCGGGTATGGAGGACGACGTCCGGTCGCAGATCTCCCAGGTCGGCAACGAGACGACCGGAGTGCTCAAGGTCCTTGATCCTGGCTCGGACAACGAAGCAACACTGGTGGTGTCGTGGGCCCGGGTCGCGGCGGCCGTCGTCCTCGACACGGCAGCCGAGGAGACGAGGAGCTCAACTGGGCAGTACGCGTGAGGTGTGATCGATCGGTGCCGGGCGTAGTGATCCGGTGTAGACACTGGATGTGGTAATCAGCTGCGACGTTGCGGGCGGAGAGAACCGCTTTGACGAGCTGCCCCCGATGAGCTGCCCCCGATGGGTTGCTGTCTCGATCAGGTTCGCGCCGCGTCAGGAGCGGCGTAGGTGCTCCACGCTCAAGGTGCGGTTCACGACCTGGCGGGCGACGTCCTTGACCGGGTGGTTGTTGCGGCGGCTGTAGTCGCGCATCAACCGGAATGCTTGGTCGACGTCGATCTCGGCGCTTGCCATGAGCACTCCCTTGGCCTGCTCGATCAGGACCCTGTTGTCGAGTGCGGTCTGGAGTTGCTCGGCGATGAGCCCGGACTGGCGGACGGCGCGCTCCTGGAGGAGCCCGATGGTCGCGATGTCGGCGAGCGCTTGGCCCATCGCGACGTCGTCCTCGCTCAGGTGGGAGTCGGCCGCGCAGAACAGGTTCATCGCACCGACCACGGAATCGCGTAGGCGCAGGGGAATCGCATGGGCTGACGCGAAGCCGACCTCGGCGAGGGCAGTGCTGAACCGCGGCCACCGCTCCTGGGACTCGCCACCGCCCACGTTCACGACCGGACGCGCGCTCTGGAGGCAGTCGAGGCACGGGCCCTCGTCGTTTTGCAGTTCGAGGAGCTCGAGGAGCTGGGCCCGGTCGCTCGTGGAGGCGACCACGTGCAGGACGCCGCGGGCGTCGGCAAGGATCACGCCGGCGGCATCGGCATTGAGCAACTCGACGCTCCGCTCGGTCAGCGTGGCGAGGAAGTCAAGCGTGTCGAACTCATCGACGAGGGTGTCGGCGAGCTCGACGAAGACCCGCGCCAGCCTTTGCTCACTTGTCATGGTCTTCGCCTCCACTGTCGCGGACCGGGGCCTGGCGGACCGTGTCTGTGTCAATCATCTTCGCTCTCCTCTGGGTGGATGCGCAGCCGTCCTGCGAGGACGTCGCGGGCAACGTCGAGCAGTGAGCGGTCTGCGGCGAAGGCGTGGGCGCGCAGGAGCAGCAGTGCCTCGGTCATGCCGACCGAGGCTTTGACGGAGAGGAAGCCCGTCGCTTGGTGGATCTCGGCGCGGTGGGCCACCGGAGCACCGAGGTCGGGGTGCAGGGTGTCGCGGGTGAGGTCGACGGACGGGGTCCGGTCCTGCAGATGGAGGAGCACGACGACGGCGGCGCCCCCGTAGGCCTGTGCGGCCGTCTGCTGCTGTACGTCGAATCGGCCGGGGGCGGAGCGGTACATGCTCAGGCTGCCGAGCCGGACGCCGCCGACGCTGAGCGGGACCGCCGTGACGGCGTTGATCCCAGCAGCCAGCGCGGCCGGGGCGAAAGCCGGCCAGCGCAGCAGCACCCCGTCCTTGAGTTCGTCGCCGAGGTCGTCGCTGCCGACCGTGCGGTCGCAGCGCGACGCGTCGAGGCTCGGCCCCTCGCCAAGATCGAACTGGATCTCCTCAAGACGGGAGGCGACGGCGCCCGACGTACCAACTACCGCCTGATGACCGGCCGCGTTCATGAGAGTCATCCCCACACCGGCCAGCCTGAGTGACTGTGCGCAGTCGATGCACAGCTGGTCGGTCAGTGGCTTTCCGTCGCGGTGCCGCGCTCTGATGGCCGCGAGGATCTGCGTCGTCGTCGTCACGTCGTGCTCACCCCTCTGCCCTTAGGAATGCAGGGGTAGCCTCGACGAATAAGGCCACCTCGGACCCCGGCGGCGCGATCTGCGACAACCGGGAGTAGTCATGCCGACTCCAGATCCTCGAGGCGCGGCGCTCCGCAGCGACTACGGCGAGTTGGTGCGGGAGATCCGGCAACGGGGACTCCTCCACCCTAGACCCGTCTTCTACATCCAACTCGGCGCCCTCGCCCTAGCGGCGCTCGCCGTCCTAGTGCTGCTCCTCTTCCTGCTGCGCGACTCGTGGTGGGCTCTCCTCCTCACGCCCGCGTTCGGCGTCGCATCGGCACAAATCGCGTTCCTCTCCCACGACGCCGCCCATCGCCAGATCGTCCGCAGCCGCCGGCTCACCACAGCGCTTTGCCTGACCCTCGGCAACCTCCTCAACGGCCTCAGCTACGGATGGTGGACTGCCAAGCACGACGCGCACCACGCGCACCCCAACGACCTGGACTCCGACCCAGACGTCGCCGCCGGCGTGTTCGTCTTCGACGCAGACCAGGCGTACCAACGCCGCGGCGGGCCAGCCTGGATGACCCGGCACCAGGCCGCCCTGTTCTTCCCACTCCTCACGCTCGAAGGGTTCAACCTGCGAGCCGAGGGCATACGTGCGCTCCTGCGACCCGGCATCGCACACCGGTGGGCCGAGGGCCTGCTTCTGCTCTGCCACCTCGCGCTCTACCTGACCCTCGTTGTCAGCGCCCTGACCTGGCTCCAGGCGATCGTGTTCGTGGTCATCCACCAGGCCGTGCTCGGCGTCTACCTCGGCAGCTCCTTCGCCCCGTCCCACAAGGGAATGCCGGTGCCCACCGCAAAGGAAGCCCACGATCCGCTGCTGCGCCAAGTGCTGTGCTCGCGCAACATCCGCGGCGGCCCCCTCGTCGA contains:
- a CDS encoding GAF and ANTAR domain-containing protein — protein: MTTTTQILAAIRARHRDGKPLTDQLCIDCAQSLRLAGVGMTLMNAAGHQAVVGTSGAVASRLEEIQFDLGEGPSLDASRCDRTVGSDDLGDELKDGVLLRWPAFAPAALAAGINAVTAVPLSVGGVRLGSLSMYRSAPGRFDVQQQTAAQAYGGAAVVVLLHLQDRTPSVDLTRDTLHPDLGAPVAHRAEIHQATGFLSVKASVGMTEALLLLRAHAFAADRSLLDVARDVLAGRLRIHPEESEDD
- a CDS encoding fatty acid desaturase family protein, whose translation is MPTPDPRGAALRSDYGELVREIRQRGLLHPRPVFYIQLGALALAALAVLVLLLFLLRDSWWALLLTPAFGVASAQIAFLSHDAAHRQIVRSRRLTTALCLTLGNLLNGLSYGWWTAKHDAHHAHPNDLDSDPDVAAGVFVFDADQAYQRRGGPAWMTRHQAALFFPLLTLEGFNLRAEGIRALLRPGIAHRWAEGLLLLCHLALYLTLVVSALTWLQAIVFVVIHQAVLGVYLGSSFAPSHKGMPVPTAKEAHDPLLRQVLCSRNIRGGPLVDLALGGLNLQIEHHLFPNMPRPNLRLAQPVVRQHCQERGIPYAETTLLTSYRLALGHLHQVGLAAPGPSTPRKKATP
- a CDS encoding DUF5994 family protein, whose amino-acid sequence is MVKHPGRSRLDGGWWPRSHNLVVELADLVDHFPARFGKVGWVSASRPDWAVAPTRVAVADGYVKVDWRPQADDHVVRLKTAERAVFYLLVVPPDFTDDQGAEALLAASTHGNKHCAADILDLVTEHPDVDPADRWTDNGATWWGPHAVAPSFRPAKSGG
- a CDS encoding GAF and ANTAR domain-containing protein, which gives rise to MTSEQRLARVFVELADTLVDEFDTLDFLATLTERSVELLNADAAGVILADARGVLHVVASTSDRAQLLELLELQNDEGPCLDCLQSARPVVNVGGGESQERWPRFSTALAEVGFASAHAIPLRLRDSVVGAMNLFCAADSHLSEDDVAMGQALADIATIGLLQERAVRQSGLIAEQLQTALDNRVLIEQAKGVLMASAEIDVDQAFRLMRDYSRRNNHPVKDVARQVVNRTLSVEHLRRS